The nucleotide sequence ATCTCGCTGCTGTGGACCGTGGTGGCGAACGGCATCGAGCGCTTCGACGCCGAGTTCTTCTCCTACTCGATGCGCAACGTGGTCGGCGAGGGCGGCGGCATCGTGCACGCCATCTGGGGCACCGTCCTCATCACGCTGACGGCCACGATCATCTCGGTGCCGGTCGGGCTGATGACCTCGATCTACCTCGTCGAGTACGGCCGCGGCAAGATCGCCAAGGCCATCACGTTCTTCGTCGACGTGATGACGGGCATCCCCTCGATCGTCGCCGGTCTGTTCATCTACGCGGTGTTCGCCCTCCTGATCCGTCCCGGCATCTCGATGGGCTTCATGGGCGCGCTCGCCCTCGCCGTGCTGATGACCCCGGTCGTCGTCCGCGGCAGCGAGGAACTGCTCCGGATCGTCCCGAACGAGCTGCGTGAAGCCTCCTACGCCCTGGGGGTGCCGAAGTGGCTCACGATCCTCAAGGTCGTCCTGCCCACCTCGATCGCCGGCATCATGACCTCCGTCATGCTCGCGATCTCCCGTGTGATCGGCGAGACGGCCCCGCTGCTGCTCACCGCCGGCTTCACGCAGAGCCTCAACACGAACATCTTCGACGGTCAGATGATGACCCTGCCGGTGTTCGCGTACAACCAGTACATGAACCAGGGCACGAGCCCGGACGCCGCCGTCGCGCGCGCCTGGGCCGCCGCGCTCACCCTCATCCTCATCGTCATGGTGCTGAACCTGCTCGCACGCCTCATCGCGAAGCTGTTCGCCCCGAAGGTCAACGGCCGCTGAGCCCCGACCACTCAGAATAGGAATCCACGTGTCCAAGAGCATCGAAGTCAACGACCTCAACGTCTACTACGGCAACTTCCTCGCGGTCGAGGGCGTCTCCCTCGACATCCAGCCGCGCAGCGTCACGGCCTTCATCGGTCCGTCCGGCTGCGGCAAGTCCACGTTCCTCCGCACCCTGAACCGCATGCACGAGGTCATCCCCGGCGCCCGCGTCGAGGGAGAGGTACTGCTCGACGGCAAGGACCTCTATGGCGCCGGTGTCGACCCGGTGCTCGTGCGCCGCCAGGTGGGGATGGTCTTCCAGCGTCCCAACCCGTTCCCCACGATGTCGATCAAGGAGAACGTCCTCGCCGGGGTGAAGCTCAACAACAAGCGCATGTCGAAGAGCGAGCAGGACGACCTC is from Microbacterium sp. BLY and encodes:
- the pstA gene encoding phosphate ABC transporter permease PstA encodes the protein MTALTSAPPAASTTALTSGRLPKWAPWALLGVSFVVSAAVFGVAAAGSDTPLADFNIAGTVIVGILLYMVIITVISSIAESRRKAVDRLMTALVATAFLIALLPLISLLWTVVANGIERFDAEFFSYSMRNVVGEGGGIVHAIWGTVLITLTATIISVPVGLMTSIYLVEYGRGKIAKAITFFVDVMTGIPSIVAGLFIYAVFALLIRPGISMGFMGALALAVLMTPVVVRGSEELLRIVPNELREASYALGVPKWLTILKVVLPTSIAGIMTSVMLAISRVIGETAPLLLTAGFTQSLNTNIFDGQMMTLPVFAYNQYMNQGTSPDAAVARAWAAALTLILIVMVLNLLARLIAKLFAPKVNGR